A region from the Variovorax paradoxus genome encodes:
- a CDS encoding outer membrane protein assembly factor BamD gives MFRAKLSVPSWIALSAAALLAAGCSSTSVDKTANWSPNRIYAEAKDEAGSGAYDKAVPLYEKLEGRAAGTPLAQQAQLEKAYAQYKSGEKANAIATIDRFLKLHPASPAIDYALYLKGVINFNDDLGMFAFLTRQDLSERDQKAAKESFESFKELATRFPESRYTPDARQRMNYIVNSLAQYEVHVARYYYSRGAYLAAINRAQLALSDYREVPALEEALYIIVRSYDALGMKDLRDDAQRVLTTNYPQSEYLARGFKGKDDPWWKVW, from the coding sequence ATGTTTCGCGCCAAATTATCGGTCCCCTCCTGGATCGCGCTCAGCGCGGCAGCGCTGCTTGCAGCCGGCTGCTCCTCCACCTCCGTCGACAAGACCGCCAACTGGAGCCCCAACCGCATCTACGCCGAAGCCAAGGACGAAGCGGGTTCCGGCGCCTACGACAAGGCCGTGCCGCTGTACGAGAAGCTCGAAGGCCGCGCCGCCGGCACGCCGCTCGCGCAGCAAGCCCAGCTCGAGAAAGCCTACGCCCAGTACAAGTCCGGCGAAAAGGCCAACGCCATCGCCACGATCGACCGCTTCCTGAAGCTGCATCCGGCCAGCCCGGCGATCGACTACGCGCTCTACCTCAAGGGCGTGATCAACTTCAACGACGACCTCGGCATGTTCGCGTTCCTGACGCGCCAGGACCTGTCCGAGCGCGACCAGAAGGCCGCCAAGGAATCGTTCGAATCGTTCAAGGAACTGGCAACGCGCTTCCCCGAGTCGCGCTACACGCCCGACGCGCGCCAGCGCATGAACTACATCGTGAACTCGCTAGCGCAGTACGAGGTGCACGTGGCGCGCTACTACTACTCGCGCGGCGCCTACCTCGCGGCCATCAACCGGGCGCAGCTTGCACTGTCCGACTATCGCGAAGTGCCTGCGCTCGAAGAGGCCCTGTACATCATCGTCCGCTCCTACGATGCGCTCGGCATGAAGGATCTGCGCGACGACGCCCAGCGCGTGCTGACCACCAACTACCCGCAGAGCGAGTACCTAGCGCGCGGCTTCAAGGGCAAGGATGATCCGTGGTGGAAGGTCTGGTAA